gatacttccaacGCGACAGAAGCGGATACCAAGCGGCAGCAGCGACCTCCAAAGACGTCCATCATCCCATTTTAGGATCAGGTAACTTTGGTGTCATCCGAGGTGGAACTTACTACCCTGAAGACAAAGATGCCGATGAGTACTCAACGGACGACAGTCTCTACAGTCCTTACTATCATAGCGGAAATCGTGGTCGGGCTAATTACTACAGGAACCCGAAACCTCAACCGATCCGTGGGGGTGATTTCTTCGCAAACTTCCGGGACTTTGCTGACATTACAGCCCCACCAAAATCCAGTTTCTCTCATTTGTCTGTTGTTTATGCTAACAAAAATGGAAGCGCCACTGGGCGTATCACTGAGCCcagaaatattattgaaacTTTGAAGATGCTTGAACAGGAAGAGCAGAACACTGAGGTGGTCACCACGACAGAAGTGCCAAGGAAGAAGCAGAGTAAAGGAAAGAGGAAGTTGATGAAGATGAAACAGTTCGAAGAGGATAAGGTTAGGAGGTCTCGTATAACGGTGGAGCCTTTGTTAGCACTCAGTTGAACACACGATGAGATTCGAGTTGTATGGTAGTGCGAACGCGAACCTCGGGACCTTTCTCAAACACGAAATCTGGCTACgagatcagaatcgaagtctGAAATGTGTGATCACCGCTTTTCAGCAGCTTGTGCCAAAAACTGAAAGGAATTGTTATGGAAAAGTCGTTTGAATTTGTTTCCTTCATTTTGGTTTTGAATGTTTAATCCTTTCGTTGCAGGAGATTCCAGCGTGAAACTTGTGGCAATTATATTTTCTGGTAAATTAGGTGAGAATCAGAGGGAGAGTGGGGATGTTGCACCTACTTGGAAAAATTAGGGTCCAGAACTTGGAGGAGATAATACTGTTAATTAGGGGGATTCGTTAAATTCGTTTaacaaattattcaaattactAAATTCACAggttactaattattaattattaaaattatcaactTACTCAGTTATGCATATAACAGGGGGTCAGTGAGTTTCTATATGTGTCAATCtaaattttcaagataaaTTTAATTGATGCAAAATTGTACTAAATAAGTTTTTTGGGGTTTTTTTCACATATCTCAATTAATGCACTTAACATACGTTCTGGTTTTCGTGGCAGGTTTGTCCTTTAATGATGCAAATGATTCCAAAACCTGCATTTTTTTACCCTGCTGGATTCGTCGAAGAAGGATCgataacaaataataaaataacgaGTGATAATCCAAAATCCTTCAAATTCCTGTTATCATTCAGTAGATCATGCGACATTTCGTGTGTAGACTCAAATGATTATCAAGATTCCAGACGATTATGTCAAACTCGTTTATCAGCAATTCACGAACACATTTCAAATTGATTGAATGCACTTGTCCGTGCACTTTCGTTATGCATGAGTAAGCCCCGATCTGGCACGAGTTACTCTCGTACGTACACACTAACGTTAATCTCTGGTGCACGCGATCTCGTGTTGCTATGATTATTTCAAGTGTGAAAACATGAAATTCGCTGGATGCGTTATCAACAGGTGCGAATTAAATCGCAGAGCTTCGATTTCGGGGCCTTCTGTAAATAAATTCCGTTGCTCTGCATCGTGTTTTCTTTAGTGTTTTAGCTAAAGCGGAACTGGATCAACAATTGCGTCTTCATTCGATTAAGTATTCGTTCGCGAACCTCGTTTCTGCGTCTAAATATGTAGGAATTTATCCACTAAAGAAACATTGAGGAACTTTCTATTATTAATCGTTATTAGAAAAAAGTCATGGACACCAATGCTTTGagtttaagaaataaattttattatttctttttcctcaaTGTTCTAACTATCTTTAGAACAAACTTTTGTTTACCtctaatttgaaatttatttaattaaactgcAATTAAGATTCGtacgaaatatttattaaacctAAAGAAATTCATTACAAATATAAAACTGGAAGGActttgtaacaaaaatattactCTTTGTTTCTTCGATGGATACGTATCTCAAGATCAATCGTAGATAAGTATATTTTTAAGTGCAGAATGTCTGGCTACGTTCATTAAATTCACGAAGACTGTTCATTTATATTAATCATTATCGGCTTAAAGTAGAATTATTCATCTCTTTTCATCAATTAAACCAACGCTTTCTCATGAAACACTTCACTTTTATTCAGCTTTGTgagtattattttataaaaacaccTTTGGAacactttcttctttcttctttaactATGAAACGTTTGGATTTTGATTATTACAAAAGACTTTTTAAAGTGAAAATACAACCCTAACTTTTATATGGATATTACAACAAAAGTTTAGTCTGCGTTTCATAGAGGGAAAAGGTGtcgtattgttattataattgttGTTGATTATTTTAAGCATATCAATAGAAATAAGGATTCATCATAACAACCCACTGGAATGATCGTGTCTTGTACTGTTCACTTCTCTGTAAGAGACGTGACAAATTatcgaaatgaaatatatttttcataaatcaCGGATCTAAAAATCttctataatttatttaacactATAACAAAAgtgtgaaattttataaaattcgtagttttgaaaaatatccatATTTTGcagtaaatttttaatcagTATCAGATCACTACTCCACTtcatagaaattttcaaatattcttaAAAGATAAACTGAGAtggatatttaattatttttatattatagcacaataaatacatatgtatacataatttgtaataaaatttggcaacaaatattgaagaaaaataatactttacGTTATACGTtacaaattcattaaaaatgaCAACTGCCATATTCAGAGGCAATGCATGTCATTTTTTTTATGTCCAAATAACATAAGTCATGTTTGAATGCCTTTTTTCAACATTGTGATTAATTTTCCTATGCCGGCATGTACATCTGCATAAGATGCAGTATGATTCATCCAAGCTGGCGTGCTTAGAACATTGTAAGTTTTGCATCGAGTTACTCCTTTCACGCATTTTAATTCAACTTTGGCTCCCATATCCCGGGCTTTCTTAATAGCATCCGCATATGGCCAATCCGATGCAGGTtctaaatatgaataaaaattgcatcAACATTATTGAAATGGAGAGAGATattttcttagaaatttcTGGAGTAACTTACTCTCCCGTCCCAGTGTTATTTTACATCCTTTTAACACTCTTGCAACTAGGATACCTGCAATACACATTGTTGCAATTGGTTTCTTTGCGCAATAAAAATCTTCGATGAGTTTCTCCAAATCCGGAAGAACAGTACATTCCGAGCCCTTTTCAGCAAAATTACTCCTGTAAAATGACGAGAAATATATTGACAGAGTCAGCTTTGACatgcaattatattttcattatacatCCTTCGcaagtaataattttctatcacaaaaaatataattctgaactttttaattaaatttcattttatttctttgcAAATTGTAATGTGGGGCAGTTCATAAAGAGAAACagcattaaatatttttcgtcATGATAATTAGTAAGATGTGATTAATATTTCACAAGATTTTTATAATGCTACTAAATGATATATTACAAATGTGAATTATTGCACCCTGAAATAATTCATATAACCAAACCAGTGATTATCTTATTGTTAAGATGACCACTCCCTTTCTGGTATAAAAACTGTGAAAGGAAGGTTTGTGCATTTTAACCTTGATTCCACTATAACGAATTATAGTTCATTAATCAAGAACATTTTTACATTCACAAGGTGGTGcaataaatttcaaacaaaaaatttaacaGAAATCATAAACATTTAGTGAGATTCTTTTATATAATCGAAACCAtgaagttattattattataattttcacacTGATCTGAATACTAACAGAGTTTTGGTAACACCAAAACCTCCTGGAAGTACGAGTGCTTTGTGCATACATGCCTCACATTCGCACAATGGTTGTATACAAGATCTAGCCAGTCTGGCAGCTTCAATTAAACCATTTCTGGGTCGGCTATCCGAGTCTACTTCCTTGGTATAGTGATTGACAATTTCAGAAATTTCTACATCCGGGGCATAGAAACGTGGTGTCATACCCTTCTGGCAAATATGTATCGTGGAGGAAATAGCTTCTGAAATTTCGGTACCATCGTAAACTCCACAGCCACATAATACCTAGAAAATTTCGTACAGTGCTTTTGTATACATTCAAGAgcaaattttcatattaatttaatatttcagcttttcaaattatattaaGCTATCGTGTTCTTTATATTCACATTTTTCTTATACAACgtgaattataatttcaattttcaaatatgtTAAACATTGTACAATTTATAGCTTCCTGCTCGGTAACCGTCTACCGTTTACGAGTCAATAATTTAACAGAATATACCTTAAAAAGCATTTTCTACCAGGAAATGATATACAGAAGTTAGGAGAAATGATCAAGAATTTAatagttttatcatttcattcGCTAATGATGCTCGCTGTTTTTACATGGAGCTATAACTTGCGTTACAGTTATATACTTTTGAAGAAACAAATCGGTATACGTTTTCGCTCTGTAGAAAAAGAACATTAGAACACGTTTACAGAAGAGCTATTACGGTGAGTAATATTTCAACTggaaatcatttatatttgaatGAGTTAATAAGGAAATAACTTGAACCTCGGTTAAATTTTCGCATACAGAAGTAAAACGGCGCGCGTACAAGAATTATGACGGATCAAGGAAGCTTGTTAATGTAAAGATGCTATTAAGAAATGAATAACATAATGATAGAAATGTTTCATACGTTTTCTCATTAAGGAAAATGAGACTCGATTAGAGAAAAAAGTGGGGTGATAAATAACTTATGGTTATATAAGTACTCGCAAGTTACATCTGAATTACTTCGTTCCAATTTAAAATCTCCTTTTTAAACTTCTTTCCAtgcataattttt
The genomic region above belongs to Osmia bicornis bicornis chromosome 9, iOsmBic2.1, whole genome shotgun sequence and contains:
- the LOC114876803 gene encoding glutamine amidotransferase-like class 1 domain-containing protein 3, mitochondrial; translation: MLRTGITSLLQNEPCVFKSILSSSFNTSQIFNRKCKRERKKCERRSIPVAIVLCGCGVYDGTEISEAISSTIHICQKGMTPRFYAPDVEISEIVNHYTKEVDSDSRPRNGLIEAARLARSCIQPLCECEACMHKALVLPGGFGVTKTLSNFAEKGSECTVLPDLEKLIEDFYCAKKPIATMCIAGILVARVLKGCKITLGREKPASDWPYADAIKKARDMGAKVELKCVKGVTRCKTYNVLSTPAWMNHTASYADVHAGIGKLITMLKKGIQT
- the LOC114876801 gene encoding uncharacterized protein LOC114876801 isoform X1, whose product is MYMEPETMETHQEDEEDAPKNSTEEIPPVSHEEIDTAINTTTEKPASKDQEAENTKETSQTQDSEDKSLETESQNFFPSFAELFANHRVPFTEQQRYRPNRFLGYFQRDRSGYQAAAATSKDVHHPILGSGNFGVIRGGTYYPEDKDADEYSTDDSLYSPYYHSGNRGRANYYRNPKPQPIRGGDFFANFRDFADITAPPKSSFSHLSVVYANKNGSATGRITEPRNIIETLKMLEQEEQNTEVVTTTEVPRKKQSKGKRKLMKMKQFEEDKVRRSRITVEPLLALS
- the LOC114876801 gene encoding uncharacterized protein LOC114876801 isoform X2, with product MKMTVAKILIVVTLIGTQVLGYPPQGRLMPDGAPVPEDAIEHEDSVASASEVGEEYEDTDDSDMYMEPETMETHQEDEEDAPKNSTEEIPPVSHEEIDTAINTTTEKPASKDQEAENTKETSQTQDSEDKSLETESQNFFPSFAELFANHRVPFTEQQRYRPNRFLGYFQRDRSGYQAAAATSKDVHHPILGSGNFGVIRGGTYYPEDKDADEYSTDDSLYSPYYHSGNRGRANYYRNPKPQPIRGGDFFANFRDFADITAPPKSSFSHLSVVYANKNGSATGRITEPRNIIETLKMLEQEEQNTEVVTTTEVPRKKQSKGKRKLMKMKQFEEDKVRRSRITVEPLLALS